The window tgacaaaaggGGTAGGGCTTTTACGACATATCACCCCCTCACATAAACAATGATATGTGAAagggtgtgcaatttcatttttgagctgaCGATATGCAAAACCTTTTCCAATTAACTTAAAACAAACACTATCAAGTTAAAAATATCCACCCTATTGTAAaggaatcgttatcgtctatggttcctgaccggtgcggttccctagtgcctctcacaagagggggtgggacccacctgggGTACatgaccgaacactctgcccggatggggtccaccctcctcttgtgagaggcactaggaaactgcaccggtcagggaaccgcatacgataaaaattctaTTGTAAAGAGGTCCGAACCAAGGGTTTTACCTAGGGCTacaacaaggtcgggttgggccaggctttttaaaaccccaatccaactctgagtccccttagttgggcccaggcccagccgtaccctgactcagggcctagaAAATCCAACCTCAACCTGCCCTCCGGGTCGGGttaggctgaccctgattgaccctgatcatggAGTGAGGGAAGGAAGAGATGCATGGAATGGACTGAGTTGGGCTGGGTTAGGGAAAagattatcaattttacataaaataacactataataaaatatattatcacttattattttcaaatataatatattaaataacaaaatatgtgtgacatttaaagtttctaatatatataatatatcaatatatatattttatagtataacttaaaacaaggtcaggctgggccgggccgggctcaacccgaggcctcaacctagcctgacccgaccctgacttttcagccctgacccaccctcaaggcCAAGTATCTCAGCTCAAGCTCTGTTCAGGCTCAGGGTGGGTTCGGGCTGATAGAggcaaacttgcacccctagttttaCCAGAATGATATAACCATCCTATGTGGCAACACAAAAGTCTCAGCATTTGATGACCAACATTTGATGACTGATTGCAACATGCTAGATACAGATTGTTTGTAACATGCTAGTGTATCGTATTCAGTATGTCTCCATCGCTCATATGCTAAGGGAGGTCAATTTAGTCAAGGCCTGCCACGAGATGAAGCTATGTCTCGGAATATGATGTTTGAACTAGACAATATTCCACCAAGGTGCAACACTACCTTTGGATATTACAAACTCCCAACGCTGAACCAAAGGTGAAACACTTGGAGGGAGGGGGAACCCACTGTACATGATCCCCACTACCAGGGGTTCTTCTGGAGACCAAGTGAAGTTGGTCCCAAACCAAGGCAAGAGATGAAGAAGTTGGGGACCTGGGTCCCAATTGCCATCTAAGAGGATAGAGCAAACAAGAGACATTCTACTAGAACCAACATCATATTTGATCATGTCGCCAAAGACTGAGAGGAAAATCCCACTTGGGTGCCAGTTATCAAGCCATAACCTAGGTGTGGAGCCTTATCAATCAAGGTTTTAACTCTATCATAAACAATATGTCTAATGTTTAAGAGCTTCCTccatagggctgcaacagggtcgggttgggccctGACTTTTTACAACCCTAGTCTAACCCTGAGTCCCTTTAGCTGGGCCCAGACCCGCTCTGACTCAGACTCAGACTCAGGGTCTAAAAACCTGACCTTAATCTTGACCCTGATGAGCCAAGCCCAGCCCACGCCCACCctgattgggccgggcttggcctagtggccctgaccctgaccctaatcCTAACCTTGACCTTGGCCCTAGCCCTGGCCCTGATCCTGATCCTAGCCCTAACCCTGGCCTTGACCTTGACCCTAAACTAATATTGACCTCCTCCATTAGTCAAACCCACAGTTCATGCCCCTCACTCGGCTCTTGCTGCATAAGCAAATTAAAATAGCTAAATGTTAATATAGCAACACAATAAAGTGACAGATTCGTATTATTCTagttattttattatgtttcttttcCTTGGTACAATGGTTAGGCctcattttaaataattatatgcCTTGATCACATATAtcataacttcttttttttgataaataaagaaTTGTCTTTACGTGGTACAACCAAGAAATGATGCTTCAGTAAACCATAGAGCACATACTAGAATACTAACACAATAAACGAATAAgggacaagatcagggtcaagATCAAGGTCAAtatcagggccaaaatcaggggCGAGTtgagcccgaggtctcaaccctgaccagGCCCAACTCTAACTCAAGGCCaagaatttctggccctaacccgtcttagggtttgtttggcatCCAAGGAATTTCTACACtaaacccgccctgagcccaaacagggtttGGAGTGTATCGCTCAATAAGtgtccaatgaggcatccaaaaTGTGGGCTGTACCGCACATATCCCGATGGTTGACTGGGATGTGTGCCTCTACATGGGTTGACTTGCTGACTGCCTCtaaggagaggagcccaatcccattcttTGAGCCCGACTGGCAGATTCCTCTACATGGGTTTCGTGGAAGCGTGGAAGCGTGGAACCCCAACAAAACCAAACCCCTCTCCCTACccaccaaaagaagaaaaaaaagaaaaaacagaaaaaaaaatggaacgGGTTAACAAGTGATCACCGTTTGATGATTTGGATTGTCAGCATTAGAGAGAGTTGGAAATTAGAAGTTTCGTGGAGCAATGGGTCTGGGTAGCAGATTTATGCCCATGAAGCGGTTGTTGAGATCTTCTACTGCGAACCATACTGTAAGCTCTTATtgttctctctcactctctccaaaatttcaaaatttcaagatTTCGTTACTTCCGCGGAACATTGACGTTTCAACAACGGCCACGCATATGTAGAGAGTGGAAACTGTTAGAGGTTTTGCTGGGTTGAATGAGAAGAGGGTTGCAGCCAAAGGTCCTCTGATTGAAGGGGTTAAGGATATTATAGCCATCGCTTCTGGAAAAGGCGGTGTTGGAAAGTCTACTACCGCTGGTAAATGGGAAAAACTCTTGAATCATGTTTCTAGTTCgggatattttatttttgtttttgaattttgtaTATCAAGCTCCAGTCTTGATAGATTGAACAACTTCATGATATTGGGATGATTGCCATGCTCTTATCTAGGGAGGGTTTAAGGATTTGGGTTTAGTGTCTGTCGACAGGCTTTTGAGCGCTTAAAGCAAAATTTGTAGTTCTACATTTTGGGTAATTCCGTAACAGGTTTGGAACAGTAAGTGAAATTTATTATgcgtttttagggttttatctcTTCGTTGAACCTGGTAGTTTTTTCCCATACATACCGAAGTTGGAGCTCCATTGGGTTTCGAGGAAAAATTCGAAATGTCAAGTTACCTAAAAGAGGTGTTTAAAGTAATTTATATGTGTGACGGCACAAGCATATGCTTGTTATTAGAAAGAAGGGTGCCATTCGACGGAATGTTCTTGTGACATTGAAGCTTTATGGGTGCACTAATCTTTAATGTTCTGAGATGTTTTCTCTGTTATCTGCAGTTCATTTGGCTGTTGCACTTGCTAACACTTGTCAACTTAAAGTGGGCTTGATTGATGCTGATGTGTATGGGCCATCTATCCCTACCATGATGAAGGTTCATGGAAAGCCAGAACTGAGTGAAGGTgaattgcaaatttttttttttacaactcAGACAATTCCCTCtttcgagaaaaaaaaaatgttaaaactACTGTTTACAGCAATTATGTGCAACCTTTATCCCTACAATCAGATCAAAGAGTTCTCtaaccttccccccccccccccccacccacaaaGGTGGCTTTCATCTCCTTCCTTAGGCGTTTACTTCCTTATCAAGCACATGGATTTTGAAtgttatctctctttctctcgctttttCTCGTCAATTGCAtggaatttaaattttatttttcagccATAGTTTCCTTAATGATCCTTAAAATGCTGTAATGATCAATAATGTAACTGTGACAAGTGGTATGCGCTTTGCGTATTATTCATGAATCTTTCTTGCTTCCATCTACTATGGATGTGATGATGTCACACTTCTTAGTCCATATCTACAATCTTAGTGAAGTCAAAGGCTACATATGTATTCATAGGAATGCTAACGTTTGGAAGGCTGGTGAATTTGGTAAGTTTTTCcaactgccatgtggcagatatggGAAGGTCCATGTGAGAGGACTCACATCCATCTTACCTGTCAATTTCTTCCTTTGAATTTTAGCAGggtcttttcatttttaattcttttatcaGTTTATTGTAGCTGCCTACAGTAACTTATTTTGCTTGGGTATCATCTCTTGCAGATTTAGTCATATTCTGATTGCTCCTAATTGTTTTTGAATTTCTGTTAGCAGATTTAAGGATGGTTCCTATTGAAAATCATGGAGTTAAGTGTATGTCGATTGGATTTCTTGTAGAGAAGGATGCACCAATTGTGTGGAGAGGTCCTATGGTTAGtgctttccttattttatccttcgaATCTCCAGCATGAAGGATGTTTGTTTTGTGATTGTATGATTTTTTTGATTTACTGGTCTTGCACATATTGTTTTGGTGTTGAAGTGTATCTGTCACTTATTTTATTCAAGGATTGGCTTTCACTTGGCTATCAGCAGTTTTAGTCAAAGTGATAATATTTCTCCTATCGCCCTTCTCATTTTATATTAAAATGGTAATTTTGTATTTAATAATGAAATTTGTAGATAAAAGGgcagaacaaaaaagaaaaaccgaATGGTTCCTTAAAGagggaaaataaattttttatcacGATAAATTAGAGGATCATGTTTTCTTTCAATATTGTTTTGTAATCATTGACATGGATTAATTTTCCGATATTTGGCATGAGATATCTGGACacgatgatatatatatatatataaaggaagGTACTTCCATGGAGGAATATATTAAGATCCTTCATCCAAGTTAATAAACCCTTGAGGTTTTCCATGCTTTGTTACAAATCCAATTCTGAAGGTCCTGGGCCTACAAATTTGCTTATATCCTCTGAAATTGTATGAACTCCATTCCAGAGATGTTGATGCATGGATAAGCTGGTGCTTTCAAAATCTTCATTGTATTCTATGTTTTCTATTGCGAAGACCAACAAAGGCACTGGTAAGGAGTAATATGATGCAAGTTGAATGTGATAAAAGGGCAAGGGGAAGGTCAAAAAATGACATGTGTTGAAATAGTGAGAAATGACATTAGTACTTTTGAGTTCACAACTGTTATAGCTTTATGGAGGAATGGCGAAACAGTATTCATGTAGCTGACCATAATTGTTTGTATATGGCTTAGTTAAATTATGTTTGTTATTACAGTCAGGATAGAGTTGGATATAAGCTTTGTGACATCATTTGGGTGTatccccctcctctctctcctctcttgggGTGGGGGGTGTGGTAGGGGTTTATCACTAGTGCATTCATGGAACCATGGATGGCAATTAAAGTTGAATCAGACTGGAACGAGGTCTCGCTGAGATCTCTGAGTTATCTCGGTTTTTTGAAGGTCCAAGATGAGATAGAGGACAAGTTAAGGAAACAGCATCgactcgagatctcggtattttagattaattgtatgctttctactactaaattatgtgtagaataggcttATTAGTACGTcgtagcctaccaacctagggttcgaagttaaactcctatttggattttgatatttcaaaatctgatggtgttattgtgtttaaatggcgtaaaataggctgtataccaattttcatgacctaactaggtcaaaaacccactgaAACCTGGCTTCGAGTTCAGGAAAAAAAACTGCACCAACTCGTTGAGATCTTGCTCAGTATTTTACATTAATGGTATGCTTTctactactaaattatgtgtagaatagggcttATTAATATGTTgtagcctaccaacctagggttcgaagttaaactcctatttggactttgatattTCAAAATATAATAGTGTcagtgtttaaatggcccaaaataggctgtataccaattTTCATGACCTAACTAGGTCAAAAAGTCAAAACCCACTGAAACTTGGCTTCgagttcagaaaaaaaaaagcaccaactAGCCGAGATCTCAAAGCAACTCGGTTTTCTGCCTGGCCAAAACCAGGTCCGAAACCGAAACCTTGAGCCATGGAATCAGAAGCACCATTAAATCATGTTGAGATTTATTTTTTACTTGGAAGCTTAAGACGATGATACTTGTAATAGTAACCTTTTTGCTGGAGAAAACTCTATCATAACCCTGTAGCTTCTTTCATTTCATATGCCAACTAGCTTTGATGGTATTCTCCCTGAGTCCTGTATGGGgtttctaaaagaaaaatagatcCAAAAATAGTTGCTTGAATTAAAATCAGTGCTAGTGATGCTGAATACATCTTTGGCTATATTCTATAATACAGGATGAGTTAGCTCTGACGtagctggaaaaaaaaatctaatgcAATTACTTTCAACATGTAGTCTCTATTACATTTCTTAACTTCAGCTGATAAACACATAAAAGCCACCATTCAAGGGATGAATTAAGGTCCAGGTGCTATGGAGCAAACTAGGGTTTCTGTTTCTACCCATAAGGTAAAAGTAGCAAGAAGAATCTTCTGGTTTAGAAGTGTAATAGACTGTGCGCTTCGTCTGTGAGGGTTGAGCATAACATTATAATCAAGCGAAACAAGATGCAACCCAAAAGGGTCTGCAACTAAAAAACCCTTCTGTGTAAGTAAATTCTATGTTAGAAACCTCCTTGATTGATGTGAACATTCTCTGCCTTTAGCTTTGGGTTCGTAAACAGCGATGGTCATAAGTGTTCCTGATAATATGGTGATAATAAGGACAAAACAAAATCTGGTTTGCAGAATTTTATAACGTTCTCTAAATAAAACTCATCTAAGCAGTTGAGTGTTAAATTTATGATCTTGTTTTATCAATATTTGACTTGTAATTCACCACGACTGATACAATGGTATGATGTAGTTCTTGTTTTTGTGTATATCATCTGTGCATACTATTCAACTATAATCCATAATGAGGTCATTTATATGAAGATATGAAGCATGAGTATTTAGAGTTGATACAAAATTATATTGGTCCTGCATAATGATTTAAGGAATATAAAAATACGATTTTATCAGTTCAACATTTAACTCATCATTCAGCAGGATCTCCCTTCTTCTCATTTACAGATATACCCTTCTCATTAGGAGCTTGATTTGATTTCTATCTTTGCAGGTAATGAGTGCTCTTGAAAAGTTGACGAGGGGGGTTGATTGGGGAAAGCTTGATATTCTTGTTGTGGATATGCCTCCTGGCACTGGAGATGCTCAGTTATCTATTTCTCAGAGGCTACAATTATCAGGTACCTGCCCCAAATCAGAAGCATTTTCTAACTTTTTCCTGCtggaaattttcaaatttaatttttgtatgGTATACAAGATATTTGTCAAAGTTTGGCTTACCCTACAATCTTTTTATGTTGCTGTTTCTAATTCAGAACTTTCATATGCTCCTGTGATTAGGATTTTGTTGCCTGTAGTCAAGCAAAAGATACTTTATTGTGAATGCTTTTTGGCTAAGCATGTGttattttttgaaagaaataaCTAAACTATTCTCTAGCCTGTTCTTTCGTAATATTTTTCATCCTAGGACACATCTCTATCATATCACCATGGATACATCATTTATTTTTGCAATTGTACATTCCTATCACGGGTTAGAAGCTTTTCCATTGCTAAAGATTTCTTCTCCTTGCAAATTACTCTTTTAATGGTTATAACTATGTTTGTTGTGGGGTTTGCTGGCAGGTGCTCTGATTGTCTCAACTCCTCAAGATGTTGCACTGATAGATGCACGGAGAGGAGCAAATATGTTTCGTAAAGTTCAAGTCCCTGTATGGACATCCATTACATACCTTTCTtaaacccccaaaaaagaagaaacatttATAGCTCATTGAGATTGCAATTCACTATATTTGAGTTTATGACACACAAATCTTTGAAACAGAACTTTATGGTCGGAAGATTTCTTTGGTGTCTGCATTTCTGGGTAGAATATGCTTTTTCCATGGTTATCCTATTGATATTTTCAAGTATATTGAATGTGGGTCTCCTGTGGCTTCAAACTTCCAGTAGATCATAACATCTCTATGGGTTTGGAATTAAGATTTCGATGCTCCTTGCCAACAAATGATGTATCCACATAAACAATAAACCTTCTGCCATATTCATATTTGATTATTATCCACATATTTTCAAGTATATTGAATGTGGGTCTCTTGTGGCTTCAAACTTCCAGTAGCTCATAACATCTCTATGGGTTTGGAATTAAGATTTCGATGCTCCTTGCCAACAAAGGATGTATCCACATAAACAATAAACCTTCTGCAGTAGTCATATTTGATTATTACTGGAAATTCCTAtgcatcttctttctttttctccttctcgctcttctctttttgggtgtttgggggggggggggaggggaaggttcGACAACTTTTTGCTTCTAGTGATCAGATTTGCTCAGCTCATTGGTAATCCTATTTTTAGGGCCTTCATCTTCCATTCACGTCTGGTGATGTGATCCTGATTTTGAGGGATGAATATTTGGAGAGGAAGCAGATACTTGTTGCCACTAAACATTTTTTCCTCCCGATCCTCCACTCCTTTCTTATTCTTCAGATATTTTCGATAAGTTCCTTACCTATAAGTTTTGGAGTAGCACAACTTGTCATTTCTCAAATGTCAAGCTTCTGAGCAGTAGATAGTGCTTACTTCATGAAATTAGATATGGATTGTTTCTACTGGTTTTCTCCTATGATCTTAATTCAGTAATGATTACAGGTAACTTGCCAATGGatccttttttcctcttttttcacTCTTGATGTTATATGTCCAAAAATCGACCCATTGTACTTGCATTCACTGCTTTACCAAGGTCTGCAGCACTTGAGTTGTTGAGTGAAGTATGAGGTGATTGACATCTCTACTttggaaaacccaaaaccacacATACACGAATCAAATTGACTAGTCCTTATCACAACTATTTGGGTCTGCTATGTGGATTGTGCTCTGGTATCAGGCTTTATGATGCAGTTGCATATGCCTAGTTGGGCCGGCATGACCCAATCTGAGAAGTCTAGACCAACGAAAACCAGGTCCAAACCTGGATTTTAATTCAGTAGGGGTATTTagggaatttatttttaaatttcatttcaTTAATATTATATGTTTGTTAGCTATCATAGGAGATAGCGATTGTTTAAGTTCAGTTCCCTAGTTTGATTCAAATTCAGATTATTAGATTGGAATGAATAGAAgcgtgtttttttatttttttctggtggCTGGTTGCCCACCTTGGAGATCACAGGCGGGTTCAATTGACTTCtccaccttctttcttctttcagtTTCCAGTCTTGAATCACAAGTGtgatccttcctttcttctttctgttattcttcttcttcttctttctttttgtttctagtTCTGAGCAGAGATTATGTTTCCTGCCCCTTTCACCCATCAATTTATTATCATAAATCTTTACTTGGTTTACATTCAAAATTGGTATATAAGAAtctgttgaaataggctgcttacccgattggggttagcagtcctagtttgattGGGATTAatcctactagtcctagctgattaggattagtcctagtcatgttaggagtagtactagtcagattggattcttttcttttattttatttttattgttttatcctCAGctgagtcctattctggcattcctagttgtattaggaattcctagtaggactaggactgaggtgttattattcctatttgtactttgatcagtTTACTTCaagttactataaataaaggggcttgggtgatcgattcaaatcactcaagcattcattccaatgctgtttacatggtatcagagcctaatcTGATCTAGGAAACAGCTTCTCTCGATTTCaggttctctcctctctcttctttctctttttttttccctttttttcttctctccaccactctcggcctcCTTCTCCACATCAGGGCAGCAACTGTGAGGTGATCTAATGCAattttagttgctgccctcaatgtcacctcattgaagatcgaAGAACAGCTGGTGTGACCTAAATCTGCCGGCAGGATTATTCCATCCCTGGAGATCGAGCTCTTCTTACACCTgaagtttgatttctttttttatggagATTGTTCCCTGCTTCTATTGGTCTACACCAGCCCTTAGTTGAAGACTGCAGAAGTGTTTGAGATACAGTGCTGCACTTTTCTGCAATTTCCTGCAATCAGTTTTTCTGCAACCAAGCTTCTTcctaaatttgtcaaaatttagggttttttattggctcatcagaaagagctaatttttggaggttATCTTCCCTGGTATTAGTAGGGAACTCGACCAAGGTTTCAGCCCATTTTGACGGCTGAAAACTCTGCAAATTAAAAACCCATTCGAATCAGTTTTTTTACAGATCTGATTTTTCTGTCTGGCTGAATCATGGGTGACTCGGAGATGACTATCGCTTAGAGGAGATCAAACTaggtctgattttcttccctatgctgctgccattaagcttgatggtacaaacTACTTGATTTGGGCAGATCATTATCCCTAACGAtgggctggtaggggactcacaaGCCACCtcactggcaccaccaaacaacctCATCAAGAAGGTGTtgctcgtactaaatgggctgccaatgatgcaatggtaatgTCCTTTGTTCTCGAACTCTATGACCattgacctctctagtcagtatcttctccttgacactgctacgaGATATGGACAGCGCAAGGGCACTTATGGTCGTTCggaagtggtgctcaggtttatgaaatcgggaagacactccaaaccacTACTCGAGAAGGAGATGTCgtcaccaaatactatgctgccctcaaatgtttatggcagcaattggatcactatgctcggtttcaCCTACTACTACTGCGATATTACgctaccacacctatgtagaccaattccgtgtctatgatttcctggctggcctcaatgatgactatgatcCTATTAGGGTGTAAGTCCTtggacgggttcctttccccactgtagaggagactttttcttctgttcacagtgaagagacacgatgggctgccatgatgattactcccaaagttgagagatcagccttacagactgctggcCCCACTCTTGTTGcttcttctgacagtgttgctgcttctactaccaaagagcctgttaagtatgagcattgtcacaaaccatatcacactaaggctcagtgttggaaattatatggaaagccagctgattttgaggccaaacgtggtcgtgctaagtctaaaaacaaagccaatcatactgaaagtgtagctccaactcccactgcgacattggtttctcccggGAAGAACTCCGGGCTTtgcgtcgtatgttgaacacatcaaGTGCCTCTACTATGTCTCTGCCAATTcgggttccttctttgcccgcatgtatttcttttcttggtcATTGTGCTTGAgtagtatccactccatggatcattgactccagtgctactgatcacatgacaggttcttctagcctttttaatacatattctcctgcctctggtaaggataaagtcaaaattgctgatgggtccctctcctccatcttagggaaaggatccattggttgttctccttcccttacactgtcatctgtgttgcatattcccaaatttacaactaaccttctttccattagcagtatcactaaatccctaaattgtaaagtgactttttttcccacttactgtgtttttcaggaactggactcggggaagacgattggatcgggtaaagtgcatggcggattgtacctgcttgatggcgatCCTACTCCGGCTTTGCCTTcagcatctttctcttctgatttacataaatggcactctagactaggccatccccctttaggtactttatcaaatttatttccagcattagttaaagactgtaataaggaagattttttttgtgagccttgtgtcttggctaaacagacgcgttcaacttatcctatttctaatgaacgatcctcttccttatttcatattgttcatactgatgtgtgggggcctagtaggaaagcttccctgactggccatcggtggtatgcCACTTTCATTgcctgctattctaggttcacttgggtttaccttatgcacacaaagagtgaagtttttttatgttttcaacactttcattaaatgattaagacccagtttaatgccactcttcaaattttgaggagtgacaatgggaaagagtatatggaaggtcggttccaaaaataccttcttgcacatggaatcctccatcggACACGtgtgtcgacactccagcccaaaatggtgtggccgagagaaaaaaccgccacctcctgGAGGTGGCTAGGCCCTATGTTTGCTCGCActtgtcccttccctttattgggggatCTTGTTCTTCTgcgcctatttaattaataggctgcccatggattcttctttcaaaagcccctattgagctattacttggctctttttcctttatagtcccacctaaggtgtttggatgcgtttgttatgctagggatacaaggtcccctggtaaacttgccCACGTAGCCTCGccgcattttcttgggttattctcgctacccaaaaggggtataaatgttactaccctccatcccatgcaggacttttgtcagcatggatgttgtctttcatgaacatgttccatattatgtgtccccacctcttcgggggagagtgttagtgaagatgtgcgactattgactctccacctccacttgaTCTGTTTACCATGAGTCCGAACCAGTTCGGCTctgcccctagtactccccGAGGCGGGGAAGAGGTTCCTACACGGGGAGAccatttctattcagggggagcaatctacccGGTCCGGACTCCTATCcaaaggactattagtgaatttcgagaggaggattgatgcgtAATGTGAAGACTTAgtaaggaaacataagcaggttcaatcaactgttgctctagtacccatccaattgcgaACCCGGATCGAACCCGCCTCTCCACCTGTTAATGATCCcgacttacctattgctcttcgcaaaggtgtcagaacttgcactcagcatcccatatctcatgttgtttcttatgattcccttttcccatcctttcgtgcctttatttcctctctttcttctgttcgtattcctaacaattggcaagaagctttatcagatggaaagtggaaggcagctatgatggaagaaatggatgccttgaagaaaaaaacacatgggagcttgtggttcttccacctgggaagaaaaccgttggatgtaaatgggtgtttgta is drawn from Telopea speciosissima isolate NSW1024214 ecotype Mountain lineage chromosome 1, Tspe_v1, whole genome shotgun sequence and contains these coding sequences:
- the LOC122652773 gene encoding iron-sulfur protein NUBPL isoform X1; the protein is MGLGSRFMPMKRLLRSSTANHTRVETVRGFAGLNEKRVAAKGPLIEGVKDIIAIASGKGGVGKSTTAVHLAVALANTCQLKVGLIDADVYGPSIPTMMKVHGKPELSEDLRMVPIENHGVKCMSIGFLVEKDAPIVWRGPMVMSALEKLTRGVDWGKLDILVVDMPPGTGDAQLSISQRLQLSGALIVSTPQDVALIDARRGANMFRKVQVPILGLIENMSCFRCPHCGEKTDIFGSGGARRTADEMDMEFLGEIPLEVEIRKSSDEGSPIVIQSPDSAISKAYNDVAHKVVYRLEELAKGQEDRPEIFL
- the LOC122652773 gene encoding iron-sulfur protein NUBPL isoform X2; amino-acid sequence: MGLGSRFMPMKRLLRSSTANHTRVETVRGFAGLNEKRVAAKGPLIEGVKDIIAIASGKGGVGKSTTADLRMVPIENHGVKCMSIGFLVEKDAPIVWRGPMVMSALEKLTRGVDWGKLDILVVDMPPGTGDAQLSISQRLQLSGALIVSTPQDVALIDARRGANMFRKVQVPILGLIENMSCFRCPHCGEKTDIFGSGGARRTADEMDMEFLGEIPLEVEIRKSSDEGSPIVIQSPDSAISKAYNDVAHKVVYRLEELAKGQEDRPEIFL